A part of Citrifermentans bremense genomic DNA contains:
- a CDS encoding rhodanese-like domain-containing protein, whose protein sequence is MKVFAVLFSLLLLAVAPSFATGAVNVNSAQARALLAKNAKMVVLDVRTPEEYRQAHLKGSLLIPLGELGRRVQEVPRDRPVLVYCAVGARSQTAASFLSSKGYRDVYNMADGLVGWYRNGLPLQIGSSR, encoded by the coding sequence ATGAAAGTTTTTGCCGTACTTTTTTCCCTGCTGCTTCTGGCCGTGGCCCCATCCTTCGCCACCGGCGCCGTCAACGTCAACTCCGCCCAGGCCCGGGCGCTTCTGGCCAAAAACGCGAAGATGGTGGTCCTGGACGTACGCACCCCCGAGGAGTACCGCCAGGCGCACCTGAAGGGATCGCTGCTCATCCCGCTGGGGGAGCTGGGCCGGAGGGTGCAGGAGGTCCCGCGGGACCGGCCGGTGCTGGTTTACTGCGCCGTCGGCGCCCGCTCGCAGACCGCAGCAAGCTTCCTCTCCTCCAAGGGATACCGCGACGTGTACAACATGGCCGACGGCCTGGTGGGATGGTACAGAAACGGCCTCCCGCTGCAGATCGGCTCTTCCCGCTGA
- a CDS encoding ATP-binding protein, producing the protein MLNLKPEVVAQLERVLSSVEMLLPRAVKAVDWSKCHAANWRRHSFSGYLEAVKVTDNTRLEELLGCEKQKEVMINNTRQFLKGLPANNALLWGSRGTGKSSMVKALLNEYGCEGLRVIQVEKEDLIYLSEIFSAVENEPYRFILLCDDLTFEVGELSYKMLKSALDGSVYSAPENVLIYVTSNRRHLLPQYETDLLGGKYVNGELQQSEAMEEKVSLSDRFGLWVPFHVFTQDRYLDAVRQCVEREAATRSLTIPWTKELELDAIQWSHDKTKRCGRTAFQFSKNWVGRYLLTQAGA; encoded by the coding sequence ATGTTGAATCTGAAACCAGAGGTCGTTGCCCAGCTTGAGCGAGTGCTCAGCTCTGTCGAAATGCTGCTCCCCAGGGCCGTGAAAGCGGTGGACTGGAGCAAGTGCCATGCCGCCAACTGGCGCCGCCACTCCTTCTCGGGTTATCTCGAAGCGGTGAAGGTGACTGACAATACCAGGCTTGAAGAACTCCTCGGCTGCGAGAAGCAAAAAGAGGTGATGATCAACAACACACGCCAGTTCCTGAAGGGGCTCCCCGCGAACAACGCCCTCCTCTGGGGGTCGCGCGGGACCGGGAAATCCTCGATGGTCAAGGCGCTCCTGAACGAGTACGGCTGCGAGGGGCTGCGCGTGATCCAGGTGGAGAAGGAAGACCTGATCTACCTCTCCGAGATCTTCAGCGCGGTGGAGAACGAGCCCTACCGTTTCATCCTTTTGTGCGACGACCTCACCTTCGAGGTGGGGGAGCTTTCCTACAAGATGCTCAAAAGCGCACTGGACGGCTCGGTTTACTCGGCTCCGGAAAACGTGCTCATCTACGTCACCTCGAACCGCCGGCACCTGCTCCCCCAGTACGAGACCGACCTTCTCGGTGGCAAGTACGTGAACGGGGAACTGCAGCAGAGCGAGGCTATGGAGGAGAAAGTCTCCCTTTCGGACCGCTTCGGCCTCTGGGTCCCCTTCCACGTCTTCACCCAGGACCGCTATCTCGACGCGGTGCGCCAATGCGTGGAGCGGGAGGCTGCGACCCGTAGCCTCACCATACCCTGGACCAAGGAACTGGAACTCGACGCCATCCAGTGGTCGCACGACAAGACCAAGCGCTGCGGCCGCACCGCTTTCCAGTTCTCCAAGAACTGGGTCGGGCGTTACCTGCTGACTCAGGCGGGAGCGTAA
- a CDS encoding TolC family protein encodes MSPKIMPLIVMLFALLAAPAFGETVTLREAVNRALQSNNLLKAASYQRGAAEQEVAVSKSRYLPRVQAESGVVLSNTPSSVFMMKLDEGRIDPASDFAADTLNNPSPRADFRTSVSFEQPLFDLGIGNGVRMAGKSAQAAGLSLQGRREEVAFRVYLAYLGVRRAQAYRGIADQAVANAKEHDRLAGLREEDGLGLKSDRLRTATALAEAEQRLASAQNDLLLARMRLNLAVGGEQGGVLDIGELPQVRDPVLAQQELVALAQQNRADLKAAETSVQLGELAVRQAKDAYLPTVYARGAYQINDRDLPLGMDKDSWNLGVNLRWELFDGARRSHEKEKAELSRKAAAAMLENDRREVSLQVAESVLRRQEALLRLESARRAVQDAEEGVRLVALRFGNGLSPLVELMDAEAALNRSRATLVEVENNLLASTGEVYFRAGVFLKEVIQ; translated from the coding sequence GTGAGCCCAAAGATAATGCCGCTGATCGTAATGCTGTTTGCACTCCTCGCGGCGCCGGCCTTCGGGGAGACGGTCACGTTGCGCGAGGCGGTGAACCGTGCGCTTCAGAGCAACAACTTGCTGAAAGCTGCGTCGTATCAGCGTGGCGCCGCCGAGCAGGAGGTCGCCGTCAGCAAGAGCCGCTACCTTCCCCGGGTCCAAGCCGAAAGCGGCGTGGTCCTCTCCAACACCCCCTCCAGCGTCTTCATGATGAAGCTGGACGAGGGACGCATCGATCCCGCTAGCGACTTCGCTGCCGATACCCTGAACAACCCATCGCCGCGCGCGGATTTCCGCACTTCGGTTTCGTTTGAGCAGCCGCTTTTCGATCTCGGCATCGGCAACGGCGTGCGCATGGCGGGCAAGAGTGCGCAGGCGGCGGGCCTTTCGCTGCAGGGAAGGCGCGAGGAGGTGGCTTTCCGGGTCTACCTCGCCTATCTCGGGGTGCGGCGCGCCCAGGCCTACCGCGGCATCGCCGACCAGGCGGTGGCCAACGCGAAGGAACACGACCGCCTGGCAGGGTTGCGGGAAGAGGACGGTCTCGGGCTCAAATCCGACCGGCTGCGCACCGCGACGGCGCTGGCCGAGGCGGAACAGCGGCTCGCATCGGCGCAAAACGACCTGCTGCTCGCGCGCATGAGGCTGAACCTGGCAGTCGGAGGTGAGCAGGGTGGCGTGCTGGATATCGGCGAGCTTCCCCAGGTCAGGGATCCGGTCCTGGCCCAGCAGGAACTGGTGGCCTTGGCCCAGCAAAACCGTGCCGACCTGAAAGCGGCCGAGACCTCGGTGCAGCTCGGGGAGCTCGCGGTACGGCAGGCAAAGGACGCCTATCTCCCCACCGTTTACGCCCGGGGCGCCTACCAGATAAACGATCGCGACCTCCCGCTGGGGATGGACAAGGATTCCTGGAACCTGGGCGTCAACCTGCGCTGGGAGCTCTTCGACGGCGCCAGGCGCTCGCATGAGAAGGAAAAGGCCGAGCTCTCCCGCAAGGCTGCGGCGGCCATGCTCGAAAACGACCGCAGGGAAGTTTCGCTCCAGGTAGCCGAGAGCGTGCTGCGGCGCCAGGAGGCGCTGCTGAGGCTCGAGAGTGCGAGGCGGGCGGTGCAGGACGCCGAGGAAGGAGTGCGCCTGGTGGCGCTGCGCTTCGGCAACGGCCTCTCCCCGCTGGTCGAGCTTATGGATGCGGAAGCGGCCCTAAACCGCTCCCGCGCCACCCTGGTCGAGGTGGAGAACAACCTGCTCGCCTCGACCGGCGAGGTCTACTTCCGTGCGGGGGTATTTCTGAAGGAGGTCATCCAATGA
- a CDS encoding MBL fold metallo-hydrolase — MSCRIRILCDNSAGALSGTLGEHGFAALVQQGDESLLFDTGAGQTLLHNAQRMNVDLRCVEQVVLSHGHHDHAGGLWPLLQAAGPKKVLAHPEVFAKRYVLREGSARSVGIPYSEEFLAGLGASFSYGDAFREVLPGVFLTGEVPRRTSFEEGDAGLFCDLAGCRRDTVLDDQSLVIVTGKGLLLLLGCCHAGVVNTLELAREKTGVGEVYGVVGGCHLAFSSQPQIDATIKALKKYGLKKVSPGHCTGFHAAARLAHEFPGGFKPLQVGYLLEVE, encoded by the coding sequence GTGAGCTGCCGCATCAGGATCCTTTGCGACAACAGCGCCGGGGCGCTCTCCGGCACCCTCGGCGAGCACGGCTTTGCCGCCTTGGTGCAGCAGGGGGACGAGTCGCTTCTCTTCGACACTGGCGCAGGCCAAACCCTGCTCCACAACGCCCAGCGCATGAACGTCGACCTAAGGTGCGTGGAGCAGGTGGTCCTCTCCCACGGGCACCACGATCATGCCGGCGGGCTGTGGCCGCTTTTGCAGGCGGCCGGCCCCAAGAAGGTGCTGGCGCACCCGGAGGTCTTCGCCAAGCGCTACGTGCTGCGCGAGGGGAGCGCCCGCTCGGTCGGCATCCCATACTCCGAGGAGTTCCTGGCCGGGCTGGGGGCGAGCTTCTCCTACGGCGACGCCTTCCGCGAGGTCCTTCCCGGCGTCTTTTTGACCGGGGAGGTCCCCAGGCGCACCAGCTTCGAGGAGGGGGACGCCGGCCTTTTCTGCGACCTCGCCGGCTGCCGGCGCGACACGGTGCTTGACGACCAGTCCCTGGTCATCGTCACCGGGAAGGGGCTTTTGCTCCTTCTTGGGTGCTGCCATGCCGGGGTCGTCAACACCCTGGAGCTCGCCCGGGAGAAGACCGGGGTGGGTGAGGTGTACGGGGTGGTGGGGGGGTGCCATCTCGCCTTCTCGTCGCAGCCCCAGATAGACGCCACCATCAAGGCACTCAAGAAGTACGGGCTGAAGAAGGTCTCCCCCGGCCACTGCACCGGTTTCCATGCGGCGGCTCGCCTGGCCCACGAATTCCCTGGCGGGTTCAAGCCTTTGCAGGTAGGATACCTGCTCGAAGTCGAATAA
- a CDS encoding efflux RND transporter permease subunit: protein MTNLGFAGKIARAFIDSKLTPLIVAASLLLGLYSIIATPREEEPQIVVPMVDIYFPMPGSSPKEVEERLITTFEKKIWEIKGVEYLYSVSKPGMGMITVRFLVGEDMENSLVKLYNKVMSNRNFLPPGAAEPLVVSKSIDDVPILSLTLWSDRYDHHALRRVARELCDDLQKVDDVANSEIRGGVSRELKVSLDAARLSSYALTPAAVMGALERGNVAQRAGDVSSGNRDYKLDAGSFISTPDDARRVVVSVKDGRPVYLSDVATVTDGVQEPKDYVFFGLGPAAAQKGLTGGAADYPAVTISIAKRKGANATWVAEDLLKRVEFQKGKIIPSEMQVTVTRNYGETAKDKNNELLFHMFLAAISVTILIAVFMGWRAGAVAAIAIPVTLALTMFIFNRIGYTLNRITLFALIFSIGILVDDAIVVVENIHRYFTTTRLKPLEAAVRAVDEIGNPTMLATFAVIASILPMGFVGGLMGPYMRPIPVGASMAMVFSLLIALIVTPYFAYRFMKGESHYGTEAPPEESWMTRFYRRIMGRLLHDKKVRYGFLTTVVVLLLFSCALIYFKAVTVKMLPFDNKSELQLIVDAPEGTTLEENARMVAELGEALRKVPEVTDFQSYVGTNSPFNFNGLVRHYYLRKGPSVAEIQVNLVGKDERKGQSHDIARRIRPTLKAITDRYHARIKVAEIPPGPPVISTLVAEVYGPNQESRVEIARKIKAIFTSTPGVVDVDWYQEGDQPNLHFEVDREKAALSGVDAAQVVQTLKMAVEGTDVGIMHVPQEKEPVHINLRLPLASRSDIASLSSIYLAGTKGNVPLSELVRVVRGVEEKSLYRKNLKSVVYVTGDVAGVIEAPVYAILKMQKDIDNIPLPGGYHIEQRAATQPWSEERPGIKWDGEWHITYEVFRDLGAAFAAVMVLIYVLVVAWFKDFTTPLVIMAPIPLTLIGILPGHALMGAFFTATSMIGFIALAGIIVRNSIILIDFAELRRREGMALDEAIIDAGAIRFRPMLLTAAAVVVGSFVILFDPIFQGLALAMMCGEIASTTLSRITIPILYFMVESWKEKHKKGGEAEKQAEAQV, encoded by the coding sequence ATGACTAACCTGGGCTTCGCGGGGAAGATCGCCCGCGCCTTCATAGATTCGAAGCTGACGCCGCTCATCGTGGCAGCCTCGCTGCTGCTCGGGCTCTACTCGATCATCGCCACGCCGCGCGAGGAGGAACCGCAGATCGTGGTTCCCATGGTGGATATCTACTTCCCCATGCCCGGCTCCTCCCCTAAGGAGGTGGAAGAGCGCCTGATCACCACCTTCGAGAAGAAGATCTGGGAGATCAAGGGGGTCGAGTACCTATACTCTGTGAGCAAGCCGGGGATGGGGATGATCACGGTCCGCTTCCTCGTGGGCGAGGACATGGAGAACTCGCTGGTCAAGCTCTACAACAAGGTGATGAGCAACCGCAACTTCCTCCCCCCGGGCGCCGCGGAACCGTTGGTGGTCTCCAAATCCATCGACGACGTACCTATCCTTTCCCTCACCCTCTGGTCGGACCGCTACGACCACCATGCCTTGCGGCGGGTGGCCAGGGAACTCTGCGACGACCTTCAGAAGGTGGACGACGTCGCCAACTCGGAGATCAGGGGGGGAGTCTCGCGCGAACTGAAGGTGAGCCTGGACGCGGCGCGCCTCTCCTCCTACGCCCTAACGCCGGCCGCGGTCATGGGCGCACTCGAGCGCGGCAACGTGGCCCAGCGCGCGGGCGACGTCTCCTCCGGCAACCGCGACTACAAGCTCGACGCGGGGAGCTTCATCTCGACCCCTGACGACGCCCGAAGGGTGGTGGTGAGCGTGAAGGACGGCCGCCCGGTCTACCTCTCCGACGTGGCGACGGTGACCGACGGCGTCCAGGAACCCAAGGACTACGTCTTCTTCGGCTTGGGGCCTGCGGCGGCGCAAAAGGGGCTCACGGGCGGGGCGGCTGATTACCCCGCGGTGACCATCTCGATCGCCAAGAGGAAGGGGGCTAACGCCACCTGGGTCGCCGAGGACCTGCTGAAACGGGTCGAGTTCCAGAAAGGGAAGATCATCCCCTCCGAGATGCAGGTCACGGTGACCAGGAACTACGGCGAGACCGCCAAGGACAAGAACAACGAGCTCCTCTTCCACATGTTCCTCGCGGCGATCTCGGTCACCATCCTCATCGCTGTCTTCATGGGATGGCGCGCCGGGGCAGTCGCGGCCATCGCGATCCCGGTCACCCTCGCCCTCACCATGTTCATCTTCAACCGGATCGGCTACACGCTGAACCGGATCACGCTCTTCGCCCTCATCTTCTCTATCGGGATACTGGTGGACGACGCCATCGTGGTGGTGGAAAACATCCACCGCTACTTCACGACGACCAGGCTGAAGCCGCTGGAGGCGGCGGTCAGGGCGGTGGACGAGATCGGCAACCCCACCATGCTGGCCACCTTTGCCGTCATCGCCTCGATCCTCCCCATGGGGTTCGTGGGCGGGCTCATGGGTCCCTACATGCGTCCGATCCCGGTGGGCGCCTCCATGGCGATGGTGTTCTCGCTTTTGATCGCGCTCATCGTCACCCCCTATTTCGCCTACCGCTTCATGAAGGGCGAGTCCCACTACGGCACCGAGGCCCCACCCGAAGAGAGCTGGATGACCCGCTTCTACCGGCGCATCATGGGGAGGCTTCTGCACGACAAGAAGGTCCGCTACGGGTTTCTGACCACGGTGGTGGTGCTGCTCCTCTTCTCCTGCGCGCTCATCTATTTCAAGGCGGTGACGGTCAAGATGCTCCCCTTCGACAACAAGAGCGAGCTGCAGCTGATCGTCGACGCGCCGGAGGGGACCACGCTGGAGGAGAACGCCCGCATGGTGGCGGAACTCGGGGAGGCGCTCAGGAAGGTCCCCGAGGTCACCGACTTCCAGAGCTACGTCGGGACCAACTCCCCCTTCAACTTCAACGGGCTGGTGCGCCACTACTACCTGCGCAAGGGGCCGAGCGTCGCCGAGATCCAGGTGAACCTGGTCGGCAAAGACGAGCGCAAGGGGCAGTCGCACGACATCGCCCGGAGGATCCGCCCCACGCTCAAGGCGATCACCGACCGCTACCACGCGCGCATCAAGGTGGCGGAAATCCCACCAGGCCCGCCGGTCATCTCCACCCTGGTGGCGGAGGTGTACGGCCCGAACCAGGAAAGCCGGGTGGAGATCGCCAGGAAGATCAAGGCTATCTTCACCTCGACCCCGGGGGTCGTCGACGTGGATTGGTACCAGGAGGGCGACCAGCCGAACCTGCATTTCGAGGTGGACCGCGAGAAGGCGGCGCTCTCCGGCGTCGACGCGGCCCAGGTGGTGCAGACCCTGAAGATGGCGGTGGAGGGGACGGACGTGGGGATCATGCACGTCCCGCAGGAAAAGGAACCGGTCCACATCAACCTGAGGCTCCCGCTCGCCTCCCGAAGCGACATCGCCTCGCTCTCCTCCATCTACCTCGCGGGGACGAAGGGGAACGTCCCGCTCTCGGAACTGGTGCGCGTGGTGAGGGGGGTGGAGGAAAAATCGCTCTACCGCAAGAACCTGAAGAGCGTGGTCTACGTCACCGGCGACGTGGCGGGGGTGATCGAGGCGCCGGTCTACGCCATCCTCAAGATGCAGAAGGATATCGACAACATACCGCTTCCCGGCGGCTACCACATAGAGCAGCGCGCAGCGACGCAGCCCTGGAGCGAGGAGCGCCCCGGGATCAAGTGGGACGGCGAATGGCATATCACCTACGAGGTGTTCCGCGACCTGGGGGCCGCCTTCGCCGCGGTCATGGTGCTGATCTACGTCCTCGTGGTGGCCTGGTTCAAGGATTTCACCACGCCGCTGGTGATCATGGCACCCATCCCGCTCACCCTGATCGGGATCCTGCCAGGGCACGCCCTGATGGGCGCCTTCTTCACCGCGACCAGCATGATCGGCTTCATCGCGCTCGCCGGGATCATCGTGAGGAACTCCATCATCCTGATCGACTTCGCCGAGTTGCGCCGTCGCGAGGGGATGGCGCTCGACGAGGCGATCATCGACGCGGGGGCTATACGCTTTCGCCCCATGCTGCTCACGGCGGCGGCCGTGGTGGTGGGGAGCTTCGTGATCCTCTTCGACCCGATCTTCCAGGGGCTCGCCCTCGCCATGATGTGCGGCGAGATCGCCTCCACCACCCTTTCCCGCATCACCATCCCGATCCTGTACTTCATGGTGGAGTCCTGGAAGGAGAAGCACAAAAAGGGTGGCGAGGCGGAAAAACAGGCCGAGGCACAGGTTTAG
- a CDS encoding YgaP family membrane protein, whose translation MYIDRLLRLIAGSFTLISLALAHYHDPRWLWFTAFIGLNLLQSGFTNWCPMMTILKKLGVPQLPPQGCQK comes from the coding sequence ATGTACATCGACAGACTGTTAAGGCTCATCGCCGGGAGCTTCACCCTCATCTCGCTGGCTTTGGCCCACTACCACGACCCCCGCTGGCTCTGGTTCACCGCGTTCATCGGGTTGAACCTCCTGCAGTCCGGCTTCACCAACTGGTGCCCGATGATGACCATCCTGAAGAAGCTCGGGGTGCCGCAGCTTCCGCCGCAGGGATGCCAAAAGTGA
- a CDS encoding efflux RND transporter periplasmic adaptor subunit: MRSYRAAVFALMILSAAGCGKKEEHAVQSAPPVVRGVTVAAVAAEDLPEVQEAVGTVRARTSAVLSARLSGTVTGVYVREGDRVGRGKLLVAIEAVESGAAAAGAASGVDEASRALSEAQARKKLADVTFERYSRLFEQQALTRQELDTRRTEQEVAAQGVARAEARLAQARQTARAAGAVAGYGRVTAPISGVVVAKQVEAGQTVFPGTPLLTVEGDSGFRLEVAAPEGLLGKAKPGDRVPVSVEGTPAVGTVSEVVPVVDPASRTFTVKIDLSSGGVRSGSYGKAFFKTGSRQGVAVPAAAVVQRASLTSVWTVSPEGIARLRLIRVGRELDGRVEVISGLAAGDKVVTQGIERMVDGAKVQ, encoded by the coding sequence ATGAGAAGCTACCGGGCCGCAGTTTTCGCCCTGATGATACTGTCCGCTGCCGGCTGCGGCAAAAAAGAAGAGCACGCGGTCCAGAGCGCGCCGCCAGTGGTGCGCGGGGTGACGGTCGCCGCCGTGGCGGCCGAGGATCTACCCGAGGTGCAGGAGGCGGTCGGCACCGTCCGGGCCCGCACCTCCGCTGTCCTCTCGGCCAGGCTTTCCGGCACGGTCACAGGGGTTTACGTCAGGGAAGGGGACCGGGTGGGGAGAGGAAAGCTCCTCGTCGCCATAGAGGCGGTAGAAAGCGGCGCTGCGGCGGCCGGAGCGGCCTCCGGCGTGGACGAGGCGTCGCGGGCCCTTTCCGAGGCGCAGGCGAGGAAGAAGCTCGCCGACGTCACCTTCGAGCGCTACAGCAGGCTCTTCGAGCAGCAGGCGTTGACCCGTCAGGAGCTTGACACCAGGAGAACCGAGCAGGAAGTGGCGGCGCAAGGGGTGGCCCGGGCTGAGGCAAGGCTTGCGCAGGCGCGCCAGACCGCGAGGGCGGCAGGCGCGGTGGCAGGCTATGGCCGCGTCACCGCTCCCATCTCCGGGGTGGTGGTAGCGAAGCAGGTCGAGGCGGGGCAGACGGTCTTTCCGGGGACGCCGCTTCTGACCGTGGAGGGGGATAGCGGCTTCAGGCTGGAAGTGGCGGCGCCGGAAGGGCTCCTCGGCAAGGCGAAGCCGGGGGACCGGGTGCCGGTGTCGGTCGAGGGGACCCCCGCTGTGGGGACCGTCTCAGAGGTGGTGCCCGTCGTCGATCCGGCGAGTCGCACCTTCACCGTCAAGATCGATCTATCCTCCGGCGGGGTTCGCTCCGGCAGCTACGGCAAGGCCTTTTTCAAGACGGGCTCCCGGCAGGGCGTAGCCGTTCCTGCCGCAGCCGTGGTGCAGCGGGCATCGCTTACTTCCGTGTGGACGGTGTCTCCGGAAGGGATAGCGAGGCTCAGGCTGATCCGGGTGGGTCGGGAACTGGACGGCAGGGTAGAGGTGATCTCCGGTCTCGCCGCCGGCGATAAAGTGGTCACCCAGGGCATTGAGCGCATGGTAGACGGCGCGAAGGTGCAGTGA
- a CDS encoding response regulator, protein MGNVLIVDDSSTMRKIISRSLRQAGLAVDDIYEAGDGIEGLAAMEGKTIDLILSDINMPNMDGLEFIKSVRAKGVKTPIVMITTEGGEDILKEAISNGASDSIKKPFTPDQLNEKLGGLL, encoded by the coding sequence ATGGGCAACGTATTAATAGTCGACGATTCCTCGACCATGAGAAAGATCATCTCCCGCAGCCTGCGCCAGGCGGGACTCGCCGTGGACGACATCTACGAGGCGGGCGACGGCATCGAAGGGCTTGCCGCCATGGAAGGAAAGACGATCGACCTCATCCTCTCCGACATCAACATGCCGAACATGGACGGCCTGGAGTTCATCAAGAGCGTCAGGGCCAAAGGGGTCAAGACCCCAATCGTCATGATCACCACCGAGGGTGGCGAGGACATACTCAAGGAAGCCATCAGCAACGGCGCGAGCGACTCGATCAAGAAGCCCTTCACCCCCGATCAGTTGAACGAGAAGCTGGGAGGGTTGCTATGA
- a CDS encoding C-GCAxxG-C-C family protein: MLQNVAEKIDQTVAGKVATDAEGLYRSGKMHCAEAVLAAVKNQFLPEASDELLRLAAGFGGGSGSGCICGAVAGGTMALGLVLEGDRRTAAELTRELHSWFKSQYGATCCKVLSAKGKSGCPGITASVAGTVAQLLEQRSCAQAKG; encoded by the coding sequence TTGTTGCAAAACGTAGCGGAAAAAATCGATCAGACGGTGGCCGGCAAGGTCGCAACGGATGCCGAGGGGCTCTACCGCTCGGGGAAGATGCACTGCGCGGAGGCGGTGCTGGCGGCGGTGAAGAACCAGTTCCTGCCTGAGGCAAGCGACGAGCTGCTGCGGCTGGCCGCAGGTTTCGGCGGCGGCTCCGGCTCCGGCTGCATCTGCGGCGCGGTGGCGGGGGGGACCATGGCGCTCGGGCTGGTCCTGGAGGGCGACCGCAGAACGGCCGCGGAGCTCACCCGCGAGCTGCACAGCTGGTTCAAGTCGCAGTACGGGGCCACCTGCTGCAAGGTGCTCTCGGCGAAAGGGAAAAGCGGCTGCCCCGGCATCACCGCGAGCGTGGCGGGGACGGTGGCGCAGCTCTTGGAGCAAAGAAGCTGCGCCCAGGCGAAAGGATAG
- a CDS encoding chemotaxis protein CheX, giving the protein MMSLNQEIAHATHLEEADLASYVINATKEVFDTMVMMALEDSYPLKEPVTAFHCSVTGMVGLAGTYTGILSIHCPQSFALRITSNMLGMDVEEVGEDVNDALGEIANMLGGYVKQILSKGGLDINLSIPTVISGEDYTVNSMADSDCVIIPFTNEGDRFLVGLKLRKEV; this is encoded by the coding sequence ATGATGTCGCTGAACCAGGAAATCGCGCACGCTACGCATCTTGAGGAGGCGGACCTGGCCAGCTACGTGATCAACGCCACCAAGGAGGTCTTCGACACCATGGTGATGATGGCTCTCGAGGACAGCTACCCCCTCAAGGAGCCGGTCACCGCGTTCCACTGCTCGGTCACCGGGATGGTCGGCCTCGCCGGCACCTACACCGGCATCCTCTCTATCCACTGCCCGCAGAGCTTCGCCCTGCGCATCACCTCCAACATGCTCGGGATGGACGTCGAGGAGGTGGGGGAGGACGTCAACGACGCCCTGGGCGAGATCGCCAACATGCTGGGAGGGTACGTGAAGCAGATCCTCTCCAAAGGGGGGCTGGACATCAACCTCTCCATCCCGACCGTCATCTCCGGCGAGGATTACACGGTCAACTCCATGGCCGACAGCGACTGCGTCATCATCCCCTTCACCAACGAGGGAGACCGGTTCCTGGTCGGGCTTAAGCTGCGCAAGGAAGTATAG
- a CDS encoding sensor histidine kinase — MQVEPEKIPAMLLERIDCGVVYLDESGKVLFINNRAEQLLHVQRGQVLGRRVDMLPLRTPLYRVLSENSLDAPVEMSVEGTVVQIRSCRLPADCGKGELYQLRDITPERNERRQREEFVAMMTHDLKSPLTVIMGYIQALLGEKGKIDHSLHLFLGEMDKSSVKMLTMIDDVLDAYRLEAGLLQIDRHSCDIRPLLEGCSRDGEREAAVHGSSFQSELCDEIPPMELDSKQISRVFANLIGNAVKFTPRRGTITLSSEVRDGFLRVQVSDTGIGIPPEELPRIFNKYFRAQAARGFKGTGLGLTISKAIVEAHGGSIGVESTAGKGSRFSVLLPLHREKEAI; from the coding sequence ATGCAGGTGGAACCTGAAAAAATCCCGGCCATGCTGCTGGAGCGGATCGATTGCGGCGTCGTTTACCTGGACGAAAGCGGCAAGGTTCTCTTCATCAACAACAGGGCCGAACAGTTGCTCCACGTCCAGCGCGGCCAGGTGCTGGGGCGCAGGGTCGACATGCTCCCCTTGCGTACCCCGCTCTACCGCGTGCTGAGCGAGAACTCGCTGGACGCTCCCGTGGAGATGAGCGTCGAGGGGACGGTGGTCCAGATCCGTTCCTGCCGCCTGCCTGCCGATTGCGGCAAGGGGGAGCTGTACCAGCTGCGCGACATCACCCCGGAAAGAAACGAGAGGCGGCAGCGCGAGGAGTTCGTGGCCATGATGACCCACGACCTCAAATCGCCGCTCACCGTGATCATGGGTTACATCCAGGCCCTTCTGGGGGAAAAAGGGAAGATCGACCACTCGCTGCACCTGTTCCTCGGGGAGATGGACAAGAGCTCCGTGAAGATGCTCACCATGATTGACGACGTGCTGGACGCCTACCGGCTGGAGGCGGGGCTTTTGCAGATCGACCGCCACAGCTGCGACATCCGCCCGCTTTTGGAGGGTTGCAGCCGCGACGGAGAGCGCGAGGCGGCGGTGCATGGCTCCAGCTTCCAGAGCGAGCTCTGCGACGAGATCCCCCCGATGGAGCTCGACTCGAAACAGATCAGCCGGGTCTTCGCCAACCTGATCGGCAACGCGGTGAAATTCACCCCCAGGCGCGGCACCATCACCCTGAGCAGCGAGGTGAGGGACGGCTTTCTCCGGGTGCAGGTGAGCGACACCGGCATAGGGATTCCCCCCGAGGAGCTGCCGCGCATCTTCAACAAGTATTTCCGGGCCCAGGCCGCAAGGGGGTTCAAGGGGACGGGGCTAGGCCTCACCATCAGCAAGGCGATCGTGGAGGCACACGGCGGGAGCATCGGAGTGGAGAGCACGGCCGGCAAGGGGAGCCGCTTCTCGGTCCTTTTGCCGCTGCACCGAGAGAAGGAAGCCATTTAA